AAAGGAAGGTAAATTCTTCTTTTGCCTAAAGGATTCCACCTGATCCTTCTCCTCATATCCGCTGCAGAAGGATGGTagcctttttgttttgtttcccaACTCTCATGTCAATGAATATGTTTATTGTCATTAATTTCTCCAGGGCAGCCAGAACTACACAAAAAGAGAAAAATCTGTGGGAAAGGAAAGTCCAAGTTTCCTCTAACGTTCCCTTACTCTAGCAGCTAGCTGACGGTTCTTTGGTGTTGTTCCGTGTCATTGAAGTTACATTGGACTAGGGAACAAATACCATTTTAAGAGGGGGAAATGATTTCAGAAGCCTGGTGTCTACAAATATTTTTCTGTCACACTGGACTAATCTACTTCGGTAAGTTGTTGTTCTCTCACATCACTAGTGTACGGGCTCCATTAAAATAAGTTAATTACCACAAGGCGTATTGAGCCATTGAGCCAGGATGCATCACAGGGTTGCTTTCCAAAAAGACCTGCCAAACTTCCCAGGGAAACTGCACATATTGGTGGAACGCGAACTTCTTTGTGCACTGTAGGTGGCgtagaaaatccaacatggaGTGCACCATCTCACCTGATTGATCCacgttattattatttttcaatacgtatttaatatctataagtcagttttttcatttaaaaattttatataataaaaatatttttgttctttaaaaaattatgacattttatatccatattatgacatccgacATCTATAATATgcatagaatattataattttttctaaagaatcgggacaattttatcattcaaaatttttaaacaaaaaaactgatctgcagatattaaatgtgcGTTGAAAAGTGGTTGTATAAAAATGCCCCTCTTATATTATGATAATttagatcatattatgacatcctgagatATATTAcgctataggatatcataattttttctacaaaatagaggtatttttgtcatacaaaatttttaaacaaaaagctAACATGTAGGTAtttaatgcatattgaaaagtgaTAACTACGTAAACCAATCGGATGAGGTGGTGCACTCATTTTCTACGCCACCtatcatgcacaaagaatttctcttggtGGAAGGGAGATTAGTTGTCTTCTTTTGTGGGCCTCCTAAGAAATTAAGTCATGAAAGGGGCACGAGTTTTCTCGGAATTTTCCAATAGAATGACATGCATGACTGGCCGCCTTTGGACTCTTGGTATGTAAAAGTTGGTGACTAATTGTGATGTCCAAATTTACACCACGTGGCTCCATGGTCtatctcattttctttttttttttttttggatgaaaagaaAGTATAACCTcccttatttatttataatataagtaGGTTACATGAGAGACATAATAAGGTAGTAATCTATTCTAAACAAACTTATAAAGAGTGGAGAGTGCAAAGGAGGAAACGATGATGTTTCCTCATTTTCTTGTTGAAAAATAGAAGTATATAAAGCTTGGAGCACTTTTAGgataatcatatgataaataacTTGGAGAACCATAAGTTTGAAATtggaaaaaaagagaaattgattaaagaaaattatcataaataaagatGTGTTAGTAATTATACAATGAAAGGAAATGCCCAAGAACCTTATGATTAGGCAAAAAGTCTAAACACAAGGTAACATATTTATCAGTTAACAAGTATTAAGAATTAAGGTGTCATGTGGcctcacttttatttttttaatttacaattTTCTAACAAATTGAAATTCAgtttccatttttctttcttaaaattgaaaatctaaaatctatttgatagtgagtttGGACTTTGTTAGTTGCTGtcctggtggtggtggtggcaaTGGTGATGAAAGTGATGGTGACAACAGAAAAGGCAGATCATCATGGAtgatttagatttttaataaatttagaaaTCGATGTTTTTTTCTCTCATAATTTCTAAAagttagaatattttttttttaaaaaccaaAAATGGAAATGAGGTTATCAAATACCACTTTttggtttgtttgtttgtttgtttgtttgtttttattttatttttttttgaaaagaaaagtgGGAGCTAGAAGGTGAGACCAAAGAGAGGCAAATATATTTCAATTTTGTTAACTCAAAAACACAATTCCAAATATATGGCAATGCAATCTAGGAAACCAGGAGGggcaaaaattttttactaatcaaTATATGCTTCTTTTATGTTAGTGTTTCTCATTAAGGATAGTCTGATAAGTCATGCTGTTTCCTTGTTACTTCTCACAAATTTATTTAACGAGAAAATATAACTTTAATTCCCTCAATCAGACAATGTAAATTTTTATCTACAAAAAGAATTTAGCAGGACTTTGTAAATTGATAGGATATTAAAGAGCTTTACACAGgatcgatctatctagatatggtatCAAGTAGATATTCAGGTTATTATAAAGAGCTTTAATTTAACCTAGGATTGCCCAACGTAAATATAATATCATGCGGTTGTTTACCCTTTTTGCGCATCGAACTGGTATTATCACAACCAGCTCTTCTGCTTCTAGCAAGGAGTGATGTTACTTACCTTTCTCTCCAGCGGTCGGCGAACCAAGCTGTCGGATGGATGTCCCGTCGTAGAACTTGTAGACCTCGTATCTAAAATTGCAGTCCACCCGTAACACCCTCCCCCCCGCCTTCTGACCTAACCACGCCGGTATCAAATTGAGTATCTCCTGAAGGCACTGCTGGCACCGGTCTGCCCCCAGGTCTGGCCTGCACTGCACCAGGCCGTATATCGTCGGAAAATCCGTCGTGAAATTCACCTCCCCGGTGGCGAACATCCTCGGCGTGTTGTACGCGGCCCAATCGGCTATAGTACTCAGAAGCTCGTTCACTAGGTTCGCGAACAGGGGAACGTCCGTCGTCATGTCGTTACCCCACACGACTATTTCCTTTGACGATTCTGTTGGCGATAGGGAAAGCTGGTTGGAATAGCGGAGGAGGCATGAATCGTACCAGACGACAGCTTCGATCGTAGAGGGGCAGAGGCTGACGATGCCATCAGAAGCTGTTTTGAGGCAGGAGATGCACAGGGAGGAGTTGACGTCTTCACGGCAGATAGGGTGAAACCATAGATCTGGTTGGGAAACTGGCCGATCGTGGTGCTGTTGAAGCCACCGGAGACGGCGGCGCTGGAggtgagagagaggaggaggatgtCGAGGTTGGTCTTGTAGGTGCTGTTGGCTGTGTAGTTGCCGTTGCCGCAAAGTTGGCCGAGGAGTTCATTAGCGGCGACGGGATGGgagtggaggaggaagaagagactACACAGGAGGAAGAGTGCGGATGAGGAGGGGAGAGCAAGAAACATTGTTGGCGATACGTTGCAGTACACTGATTTATTGTTTCGTTTCTCTTAACGATATGATGCTGGTTGAAACACCGAGTACCGGATGATGGTGGTCAACCGTGGAAGAAGTTAACGCGTTGGATAGAAAGCTAGGGCCTAGGGACAAGGACAGCGATAATGAACTCCAATCGGGCCTGGTCAGCGAGTAAACAGCCGCCAGAGAAAATGccccataaaaataaaaaaaccttGCACGATTttaaagtattaaaaaaaattaaaaaaataaaatagtccgAAAGAAGTAGGACCGGAATTGGGCTTGTGTCTGTCTGAGGCCCATCGAATTGGGCCAATTTCGGACCGAATTTCGGATTTAATCCAAAATATTTCAAATTGGGTACGGATCTAAATATACGAtccatttatttttcaaattttgtttGGGCATACTTTTGGCTCGAGTTGAAATTCCAATCCGAATATCTGATCCGAGCCTAAAAATTTAGCCATTTAAGTCGAGTCTGAGTCATGACTCGTGAGTTAGTCCAatcttaaattcttaatcaattagatttaattgattaaagttaattttagCTAATTTCTTAATTACTTTTAATTTAAGCGTAAAAGTTTTTATATTGCCGGCCCCGTTCGTCACTTCATCTCGGAGAGCCCTGGTCCTAGGCCCCCAGTCCGGTCATCCCGTCGGGTGTTCCTTCATCCCTCTCCCATCTTCCCGTGGGCTTCGATGGAAGAACATGGAAGCAGAGACGAGATCCCATCCATGGCCACCGGCGACGAGGCAGAAGTCAAAGCGGCGCAGAACTGAGGGTGCTCCTCGAATGCTATCCAGGTGAAGTAATCGACGGCGCCGGTGGAGACGAGGCTCTCGTCCTCGAAGAAGATGTTGAGCGGCGTCATACAGCTACTGCTGCCGGCGGCAACGGCGGCTGGTGAGGAAGAAGCTTCCCCTTTCTCATAGGCAAGCGCGGAGGCGAGCGTCAGGATCTGGCTGCGACGGCAGAGGAGGGCCTGGTGTCCgccgtcctcctcctcctcttggtAGCCAAGGAGGTCTCGGAGATTCGACGAATGCTCTAGATTTCCTCCGGTGGATCGCCGCCCACGTCTGGCACGTCAACGGAGCCACAGCCCCTGCCAGCCTCGCGGCCGCCCCCGCCAATCCTTGACCGGTTCCATGCCATGCTCCGGGAGAGGGAGGAGGAGCCACGAGAGGCCACCGTTGAAGTCCCACCCCTGCCCCTCATCATCGGTGAGATCCTTCGCTTCAACGAGCTCCTCTCAAAGCTTACCTTCGAGTGTTTTTTTTTTGTCCTGGCTAGCCCAACCTAGTTCGGGCCAGGCTGAGGCCTGGGCTAGAGCTGGGCTTGAActtggattttttaaaaatttttggactTAAGCTCGATCCGAAACTAATAATCAATTTCAGACGGGGCTCAGGTAGGGGTGTGGCCCGATCTGACTCATTTCCAGTCCTAAAAAAAGATTGATGGAAGTCAGACTTAATTAAGGCTGCTGGAAACTATTCGCTCTTATTTAAAGACCTCCCTCAGTACTAAATCCTCCACCCCTCAAAGCACTGTCGATCATCGATTGCTGCTGCCTTttccctccccttcttctttgAAGCTACCATTAGGTTCACCTTGTCAGCCATAAAAACTCACAAGAGATAAGGCTAGAGGCCCCAATTCCTCCCTATTCTTTTTTCTGATCTTTGTCCTCCTCTTTCGATATATCATTGGCCAAAACTTGGCATGAtatttccagattttttttggaatAGACAGAGCCTTATTTGTAGAATGGCATGCTAACCGGAATAGATTGAATGTGCTAGTCTaagatccaaaataaatataaaaaaaaataaatattggaatgaaaataaatttaagagagagagaaaattttattaaaaaataattgagtCACACAAAGAAGCTCCCTAACGTCTCACCAAAGAAGACACCTCTAACTCTCTCTTTCTTCCAATCATAATCTTCCATATACATTTTTTCACAATCTTCCATACAGTTCTGCCCATAAAGGAGACACCAATGATCTTTTTAAATAGAGCACCATGCGGATGGGAGTTTGACTCCTATCTTAACTcaaaatctaaaaatctattAGAACAAAAACTCTAATAACTTTAGAAGGAAATAATTAAATAGACTAACTTTAGAAATAGAATTCTAAATTTATTAAAACTAATGACCAACTAAAAatagaatcctaattggatttaaatttgacAATGAATCTCAATATTCTCCCATATTGCAAAGTCCATACTGACAATACTCAATTTGTCAATTTCATAAAATACCATAGTAGCCATTGCCATCATTGCCatagtaaaaataatatataacaacTTGTTGAACCAACATGAATAGCAGAACTCTTTTATTGACTCAAATATTAATTCATTTGTCCGCTTGTCCTCTTGGATGCATATGTCGAAATCGATGATGTCTTATAGCATTTTCTCTTGGCATTGACTTCACAGTCACAATGTCGAGATTCCTTTGAGCATTTAGCTTAACTTGAGCAGTTAGCTTCAGGTATTTGCACATAGTTGACTTCTACGCATGGAATCAAATCTTCATATATAGTCTTTTAACTACTCAAACTTTGGGATAGCTTCAAAATTAATTTACATAccaaaaatattattgaatatcAAGGCACACTAAGAATCATCTTCATCAAGCATATCTCCTTGTTGCTTGGTCtttgaaactatttcaaaattAGCAGCTCTTTATCCTCATGATTGACTAAATCTCCATATGAAACATCCATATCTTAGATAGATTCGACTAAGACTCTTTCGTGTAATTTGATTCCTTAATACGGATCTTCATAACTAGATCAACTGTAGCATCCTTTCACTCTTTCTGAGTAATTTCAGAAACAATGGATCCTTCAATCACTATCTTTTATGAACTTGATACAAAAACCACTTGATCAAGCTTCTCTTGCTCTAGATTTTCTTCTAGACTTAATTGATCTTCAAGTTGATTAACTTGCCATGCTCTGAATTTTCAAAAGTCGATCCAATCTCTAACTAATCAAGCTCCTCCTATTTCAATTCTTCATCTTTAAACTAATTTTGTTTCTCTTTGAAACTTTTAGAGAAGTTTGAAACCAGAATCTAGAGCTGTCAAGACGGGCTGGCCTGCCTTGACCCGTCTTGACCCATCCCGACCCGTCTCTAAATGGGTCGGGGCAGGCTGGCCCATTTAACTGACGGGTTGGAAAAATTTCAACTCGACCCGATCCGCCATGGGTCGCGGGTTAAGCAGACCAACCcgtcaaaatttaaaataaaaaaaaattataaacaatAATATAAACTAAATTTCGTATTCAATTTGAGTTCAAATCAACCTATTAAAGTCTCACATCTCAATTCTTAGAGTCATAAAATGAAATTGTCAAACTTAAACTAAATACTTAATACAATCCAAACTTAAAAGACTTTAAgtttaattttcaaactaatttagAGGTAAATCAAAGTCTCAAACAATTATCTTTTATATCATTATTGTGGTCCtcatcattcaattcttcatcttcttcctcttcttcatcaaTTATCTCTTTAATAATATTAGAACCctcttttgaaatatatatatatatatatatatataaataaaaaaagatgggTCAGCCTACCTCGACCCGCCCCAACCCGCCGGTCCAAATGGGGTGGGTCATTTGACCCACTTTTAAATGAATTGCTAAAATATAAAGTCAACTTTCCCCATTTACATGGCGGGGCGGGCCAACTTGACTGGCCCAACCCAAATTGACAGCTTTACCGGAATCCACTCTTTTGG
Above is a genomic segment from Elaeis guineensis isolate ETL-2024a chromosome 1, EG11, whole genome shotgun sequence containing:
- the LOC140859496 gene encoding cysteine-rich receptor-like protein kinase 10; the encoded protein is MTTDVPLFANLVNELLSTIADWAAYNTPRMFATGEVNFTTDFPTIYGLVQCRPDLGADRCQQCLQEILNLIPAWLGQKAGGRVLRVDCNFRYEVYKFYDGTSIRQLGSPTAGEKGNKNVTGLVLKIAVPLVSSSLLICVTYICFWKRRKPAKNLLCK